A single window of Acidimicrobiia bacterium DNA harbors:
- a CDS encoding polysaccharide deacetylase family protein, with the protein MAVLCYHSVCNDWADPLAVTATRFEHQCEWLARRFTTVDLETAVGLLDRYGRLPRRVASLTFDDGFADNFDVALPILRRLHLPATVFVVAATIDRGHEVSWVDSPPPFRLETLTRDQIMTMAAEGVGIGSHSLFHKDLTSLSHSECLEDLKTSRQILEEIISAPVPNLAYPRGRWNHTVAEAAKAAGYARAFTLPTGPEEISSYSLPRVGIYRANGSIRFGVKNARWYLPARMSKAYQFARR; encoded by the coding sequence ATGGCAGTCCTGTGTTATCACTCTGTGTGCAACGATTGGGCAGACCCGCTGGCCGTGACCGCAACGCGATTCGAGCATCAATGCGAATGGCTCGCCCGGCGATTCACAACCGTTGATCTGGAGACTGCCGTGGGACTGCTCGACCGTTACGGAAGGCTCCCACGGCGCGTCGCTTCGCTCACCTTCGACGACGGATTCGCCGACAACTTCGACGTAGCGCTCCCAATCCTCCGGCGACTACACCTTCCGGCGACGGTATTCGTCGTAGCGGCAACCATCGACCGGGGACACGAAGTGAGCTGGGTGGACTCACCCCCGCCATTCCGTCTCGAGACCTTGACCCGGGACCAGATCATGACGATGGCCGCTGAGGGTGTGGGCATTGGTTCTCATTCACTCTTCCACAAGGATCTCACTTCGCTGTCACACAGCGAATGTCTCGAAGACCTCAAGACCAGCCGGCAGATCCTCGAAGAGATAATCAGCGCTCCCGTACCGAACCTCGCCTACCCGCGCGGGAGGTGGAACCATACGGTTGCCGAGGCTGCCAAGGCGGCCGGCTACGCCCGGGCATTCACCCTGCCAACCGGCCCAGAGGAAATCAGTTCGTATTCTCTTCCGAGAGTCGGCATATACCGCGCCAACGGATCTATTCGCTTCGGAGTCAAGAACGCGCGTTGGTACCTGCCGGCCCGGATGTCAAAGGCGTATCAGTTCGCCCGGCGCTGA
- a CDS encoding glycosyltransferase family 4 protein, which yields MKPLSVLLVGKGPPDSGGISAMLTTLQRHLTPRCSVGVLNLTRDRGYTAGVLSATNVGRTIADTVRVFRLGGAYDVVYVHSAFVPSVTMIRAGLLLIAARVRGARTILHVHGGSLPEWASSKMRRLLIRIIAPAANVMISVSDGITTVLPAKRTVTIYNGVDTDTFAPIERGNRNPPTVIYAGLLTRRKGVVDLMDASRLLLSRGVAHRLVIVGGRPDEGVAEEQEVLAVASGLEDFIGAVPHREMPEYLQRADVFCLPSWFEAMPLSVLEALASGLPVVASRVGQIPQVINDDVGRLVEPHDPGSLADALEELLTDTELRRRLGSNGRALAMGEYSLESTVSEILDVVRAIGVQRRAN from the coding sequence GTGAAACCCCTTTCAGTGCTTCTGGTCGGTAAGGGACCTCCTGATTCGGGGGGTATTTCGGCAATGCTCACGACGTTGCAGCGACACCTCACACCACGATGCAGTGTAGGTGTCCTCAATCTGACTCGCGACCGGGGTTACACCGCCGGCGTTCTGAGCGCCACCAATGTTGGCAGGACCATTGCCGACACCGTTCGTGTGTTCAGACTCGGCGGCGCCTATGACGTGGTCTACGTGCATAGCGCTTTCGTTCCGTCCGTCACGATGATCAGGGCGGGTCTGCTGTTGATTGCCGCGCGGGTGCGGGGGGCGAGGACGATTCTCCATGTCCACGGCGGATCGCTGCCGGAGTGGGCGTCATCGAAGATGAGACGGTTGCTCATCCGGATCATTGCGCCGGCCGCCAACGTCATGATCAGTGTGTCGGACGGCATCACCACCGTCCTTCCGGCCAAGCGCACTGTGACGATCTACAACGGGGTGGATACCGACACCTTCGCACCAATTGAAAGAGGGAATCGGAATCCACCGACTGTGATTTACGCAGGGCTTCTCACCCGCCGCAAGGGTGTTGTCGATCTCATGGATGCTTCCCGGCTCTTGCTTTCGCGGGGTGTAGCGCATCGGTTGGTGATCGTCGGGGGGCGACCGGACGAAGGTGTCGCCGAGGAGCAGGAAGTACTGGCCGTCGCCAGCGGTCTGGAGGACTTCATCGGGGCCGTCCCCCACCGGGAAATGCCTGAATACCTGCAGCGGGCGGACGTGTTCTGTCTCCCGTCGTGGTTCGAGGCCATGCCGTTGTCGGTACTCGAGGCTCTGGCCAGCGGCCTGCCGGTAGTGGCTTCACGGGTAGGGCAGATACCCCAGGTCATCAACGACGATGTCGGGCGACTGGTGGAACCGCACGACCCGGGAAGCCTCGCCGACGCCCTCGAGGAGCTTCTCACCGACACAGAACTTCGCCGCCGTCTGGGGTCGAACGGTCGGGCGCTGGCAATGGGGGAGTACTCGCTGGAATCAACCGTCTCGGAGATTCTCGACGTTGTCCGGGCCATTGGAGTTCAGCGCCGGGCGAACTGA
- a CDS encoding phosphotransferase, producing the protein MNQSDLLYPLLGETGLETPMVICPPADGWRRLIGHLVDRAVNHRRADRLLPADRELVIWRPSPGRWPRFPRLRQRLLAGAMYVQLPHNSPIDSIRRQEEFVPSDHPRAGSGGGLHQIGTQRGRAVLLRLGSIDTSGDPGRHYEALQAISRPVVPAALATGTRDMVRWTLEGFVDGRRVDKLTAAMTEQVSDFLCDLPRSSEPITAIESSAGVLASATTAVDIKGVATIIDGATGNLPAVVAHGDLWSGNLLFHNGELTGIVDWDSWLERAVPGTDLLHLRAEEIRRSGGMAYGDLVADGFWARPDVAGLIGTYMRRLDIPWDGRLLPVIGWAWWLTTTAGALTRTPALAGDGEWMARNVIDPGRLITRQLR; encoded by the coding sequence GTGAACCAATCCGATCTGCTCTACCCACTCCTTGGCGAGACTGGTCTAGAGACCCCTATGGTCATCTGTCCCCCGGCAGACGGATGGCGCCGGCTCATCGGCCATCTCGTGGACCGGGCCGTCAACCATCGGCGTGCCGATCGCTTGCTTCCCGCAGATCGCGAGCTCGTAATCTGGCGACCTTCTCCCGGACGCTGGCCCCGCTTCCCACGGCTCAGGCAGAGGCTCCTGGCCGGGGCTATGTATGTTCAACTCCCCCACAACTCACCGATCGACTCGATACGCCGACAAGAGGAGTTCGTTCCCTCCGATCACCCGCGAGCAGGGAGCGGCGGCGGATTGCACCAGATCGGGACCCAGCGTGGCCGGGCCGTGCTGCTGCGACTCGGCTCGATTGACACGTCCGGCGACCCTGGGCGCCATTATGAGGCATTGCAGGCGATCAGCCGACCGGTCGTGCCTGCTGCTTTGGCAACCGGCACCAGAGATATGGTCCGGTGGACACTCGAAGGGTTCGTCGACGGGCGCCGCGTCGACAAGTTGACGGCGGCGATGACCGAACAGGTCAGCGACTTCCTCTGTGATCTGCCCCGCAGCAGCGAACCGATCACTGCGATCGAATCAAGTGCGGGCGTGTTGGCATCGGCGACAACCGCCGTGGATATCAAGGGAGTAGCGACGATCATCGACGGGGCGACCGGAAACCTGCCCGCGGTTGTCGCACATGGCGATCTTTGGTCCGGGAATCTTCTGTTTCACAACGGAGAGTTGACCGGGATCGTCGACTGGGACTCCTGGCTCGAGCGAGCCGTTCCGGGCACCGACCTTCTCCACTTGCGCGCCGAGGAAATTCGCCGGAGTGGAGGCATGGCCTACGGGGACCTGGTGGCCGACGGTTTTTGGGCGAGACCCGACGTTGCCGGTTTAATCGGAACCTATATGCGCCGCCTCGATATTCCATGGGATGGACGGCTGCTGCCGGTCATCGGTTGGGCATGGTGGTTGACCACTACCGCCGGAGCGCTAACCCGTACCCCGGCGCTGGCCGGCGACGGCGAGTGGATGGCGAGGAACGTGATCGATCCGGGCCGGCTGATAACCCGGCAGCTCAGGTGA